One stretch of Girardinichthys multiradiatus isolate DD_20200921_A chromosome 2, DD_fGirMul_XY1, whole genome shotgun sequence DNA includes these proteins:
- the si:dkey-234i14.6 gene encoding uncharacterized protein si:dkey-234i14.6 — translation MVRFLRHTSNSSIMKNIFHESFNAYKTDIEPRLNDVTLHHMQCSRRLFEIQLSHRRISAAYIEGENVAVIVEGEAARVLNFDTGFGVNLGMRGLESVGTFIHRTATAVDQNDILEALSAKMQHSKQLAETFKQIGLAESMYE, via the exons ATCATGAAGAACATTTTCCATGAATCCTTCAATGCCTACAAGACGGACATTGAACCTCGTCTCAACGACGTAACGCTCCACCACATGCAGTGCAGCCGCCGACTCTTTGAGATTCAATTGTCACATAGACGCATCAGCGCCGCCTACATAGAGGGAGAAAACGTTGCCGTCATCGTGGAGGGTGAGGCTGCACGCGTCCTCAACTTTGACACAG GGTTCGGGGTTAATCTTGGCATGCGAGGCCTTGAGTCAGTGGGGACCTTCATTCACCGGACAGCCACTGCTGTGGACCAGAACGATATTTTAGAGGCCCTGTCAGCTAAGATGCAGCACTCCAAACAGTTGGCAGAGACCTTCAAGCAGATAGGTCTGGCTGAGTCAATGTATGAATGA